Below is a genomic region from Amphiura filiformis chromosome 19, Afil_fr2py, whole genome shotgun sequence.
ctgatatacAGTTGTGATCTACGGTGGGGTTTCTTAGCTGAGGACACGTGTTGGATGTGGTCTACTTGCTATGCTGGAGCATGTCAAAAAGAGGAACTAAGCCTTGGGtgagtaagggaacaaaccaaaacttcgatgacgtcctataaacgatcAACGTTGACCCATATTAAATAACTAGTTTTTTACAAACGTATTCGatctttttgaccccctctccataatgaaaggactttcatttataggacgtcatcgggAACAGTTGTTGAGGTTGCAGAGGTTATACATATACCTGCGGTAACCGTAACACTGTGTAATATCAGATTCTATTCCTTTTGGACGGGAGAAGACGAGAGACGGGAAAATAGAAAAAGAGACTAGAGAATAGTGGTGTTTGGTGTTCTGTGCTTAACAAGATTGTTGAACATATGTTGCAAAGGAACTTAATGAATACTGAGTAAAGCTAATCATGATACGGTGGCTTTATGAAAAATAGGGGGGCAGGGAACAAAAATAGTGTCGTGGGGTGGGCAAAATTGTGCTCCCTCTCTTATAGACATGATAAACTGTCAGATTATACACGTGTCTCAGACAAGGTGATTCGGATCCTGACTGTTGTCTCTCTCTGGATACGCCATGTAATGAAACATGACAACACAAAACATGAACTGAACTATAACACTTTCTTCTCCTTATACTAGGTCTGCCGTTAAAGAAGGCTTCTGCGGTGACGGCCGATGCGATCACAAAGAAAACGTAGAGGAATGTGCTATAGACTGCTGCCCGGAAGTAAACTTTGAATGTAGTGTCTCTAATAGCACGTGTACAGACATATGTTGCAGTGAACCTAGTTGCTGTATGAACCTATCGTTCCTAGTGGACAACCTATGGATGTATATTTTGATTGGTGTGGTTGGTTTTATTATCCTGGTGAATCTCATCTGCTGTTGTGTCTGCTTTTGTTGCTATAGAGTTGTAGAACGCTGTCACCAACGGTTGCATCGATCAAGCCCGCCTTGTAATAATCAAATTCCCATGTAAGTCGACATGGGGTTCGGGGTGAAGGACAAACTTTATATCGCCAGCCAACCAGAGCTTAGGCACAACATCTAATTCGGTactatagcactatcggtgccctGATAGCTACCGATGGCCTTTTCTATCGTACccaatgttttgttttatttcttcttttgcccggGTTACTCGTTCATTGGATGTTTTGAGGTATCCTCTATTCTTCCACGAGGCCCAGAACATCTGCAgagtgtttttgttttatatttgaataaaaaacaataacactatgcatataataattatcatgcTTCGTCCTTGACATGCCATAGTGACATATGAACTTTTTTGTAAATCTTCAGACAGAAATCTACGACGGTACGACATGAATTTGTAGGTCGTAGATGTCCTGAAAGTGTAGTTTTAGAAATCTACAACATACTGACCAATACCGTTACGAATTTATAAGAAATAAGAAAGGACGACATAATTATTATGTCATATGTCGTAGATTTCTGACATTACTTCAAAAATGATCATAGGTCACTATGTCGTCACTACGACGGCTTGATAAACAATTGATTACATCACCAGTGTATGATAGAAAGAGGCATCGGTACATAACTTGGCACCGATATTGCTATCGGACAGACACGGTACCTTTACACCGTCGCCACAAGCTGACAAGTCGACGTTGAATCGACgtatcaacctgatttcaacctgatgtTGATATGCGGTTACAATCGTCTCCATCTTCGACCTAAAACCGACCCATTTCCAACTAAGTCACACATTCAAACGTGAAGTTGATATGATATGATCGAAATGCGAATGCCCGAACCAAATGGTCACCAGGTTTTCCCAAGTTCCTTTTTAATTCAAAGAAACTACAGTTCTGAAACTATtagatttttgtttattttgaaactTCCCATGTAATGGCTGATTCAGGAACAGGATGATGTCAAAGTGGAGTTTTCAGAACAAAAGTTGAGTTTGTGTCCAACACTGTTTTAACAATGAAACACTGCTTGAATCATTATTTTTGCTGTCACTGTTTAACACGTTAAAATGCTGAAAGAAAGAGTATACATGGATATTATTTAAAATGGATAATATGTTTAGGAATTTGTCACATGACATATTTCTAAACATATTTTTAGAACAGATtgttaacaataatatttttaaaagtgtttagttggtaaacatggtaaacacgaTTTGGAGTTGGAGTGTAATGCAGAAAGTCCTATACTGGGTCGAGAAAATCAAAACTGTCAAAAAGCAACT
It encodes:
- the LOC140140784 gene encoding uncharacterized protein, whose protein sequence is MILKTDFISWAISVSSLLLSSVFLLVGSPTNVAAREDRLIRQAVTLPIEPTTPSTECRNSVYSIGRYLQYHYICCEETGQPGNPGNPGQPGQGTQCQKKKVANLDCNPDNAFGTLNETFFNCNGTEGQNNARESCDLRWGFLAEDTCWMWSTCYAGACQKEELSLGSAVKEGFCGDGRCDHKENVEECAIDCCPEVNFECSVSNSTCTDICCSEPSCCMNLSFLVDNLWMYILIGVVGFIILVNLICCCVCFCCYRVVERCHQRLHRSSPPCNNQIPM